GAGCTCTGCACTTTCGATTAGTGAACGGGAGTATCCATTATGGTATTCAGACAAACTCCACAAAAGTAATGAAACGAGGAATATCTGAAGATCCAACTTTTAAGTTCCAAATCCCGCTTCAATTAGCAGCAGAACGCGAAATCGCTAGGAGTGTGATTAGAAGTACGTATACTTTCTTAAGCACGTTGCTGTTCTGTGTTTTTAACTAGTAGATACGTTTTTCAGATCCAAATTTCCCCTGGGAGGTCAGTTTTAAGGAATTTCCACATCCTGCTGGTAAAACATTCAATGAAGTGGGCTTATCAGCAATGGTCTTTTTCATGGCAGTTGCTATATTTGGTTTTGTCTTACAAATCAGTGCTTTGATTACTGAAAAGGAACTCAAACTTCGACAGGTATCGCCTTTGCCATTTTGATAAGGTCTTGTACCATCCAGAACGTAAACTTCACAGGTTCAAACTTTGAGATCGAactcttgaaattattttattttactttttgtaaGGTAAATAGTTTTGTTAAAAACTCCTCGCTTGTACAAAAAACTTGATCCGCCTCTGGCTAGTACCATGCTATACATTAGTTCATTTTTCTAAGTGCCATATTTGCCGTTGCAGGCAATGACTATGATGGGTCTTTTTGATACAGCCTATTGGTTGTCATGGATCACTTGGGAAACAATCCTCATATTTTTCTCTTCTACGCTCACTGTGATCTTTGGAATGAtgtttcaatttgattttttcttGGGCAATAATGCGGTGATTGTGTTCCTTCTGTTTTTCCTCTTCCAACTTACTATGGTATGCCTCAATCATCCCTCTAAACCTTTTACCAAAATACATAGTTTTGGTAATGTGAAACTTGTTTGATATATGTTTCTGTTCCTTTTGCAAGGTTTCCTTTGGATATTGGCTGTCGGCTTTCCTTAACAAAGCAGCTTCAGTGACAAATCTGGCTTTCGTCATCTTTATTGTTGGTTTCATTACTATGGTAAGTCCGTACTTAACTGGAAATGTAGTTTTATTGTTAATTACTGATCATCTCTGGAATAACATATCCATCATGTTCCATTTTTCAGTTTGTTTCACAGATGGCGAGATATCCCTACAGCCCACAATTTGCCAAACGCCATAGGATTTATTGGTCATTGTTCCCACCAAATCTTCTTACGATAGGTCTTCAGTTACTTATGGACGCAACTGAAAGTCCTAAAGATCCTGGTATTAACTGGAGTAATATGGCAAAGTGTTTACCCAGAAGCCCAGGCTGTGTAACTACCATGGTATGTAAGAGCCCCTATCGACACGTACTTGATTATTCTGTGATCTAGGATATGGTCTTTGCAGATTCCAGTCACATGTGTTCTTCTTGCAACTAATATATTCCCCTTCTTTTAACAGAGTGATGTGTTTATACTGCATGTGAAAACATTTTTTTTCTGGTTCATTCTGGCTATATACTTCGACAACATAATTCCAAATGTATCTGGTGTGAGAAAATCAAAAATCTACTTCCTGTATCCTGGTTACTGGACTGGAAATGGTGGAAGTAATGTGAAAGGTAAACAGTACACTCCCACTTTACTATACTTTCTAGTCTTATGTAAGCTGTAAAAATCTAATTATTGTTATGTTCCTTCTTATAATTTTAGAGGGAGGAAACTGTagcttatgttcaggctcattgCCAAAGCTGGAAACTATTACACCAGATGATGCAGACGTTCTTACCGAAGAAAACACTGTTAAAAAGCAAGCTATGGAAGGTGGAAATTCCAACAATGCAGTTCAAATACGCGGTCTTGTTAAGACATATCCTGGAAAGTCTACAGGTggttgttgctgctgctgctgcaGAAAAAAAACTCCTCCTTTCCATAGTGTCAAGGTACTTTATCTATGGTCCATATGAagataataatagtagtagtaactATGTTGCTGGTGCAATGTATTAGACATTATATAGGGATTGCAACGGGGTGGGTTTTAGCCTATGCGGGGAGGGGGCGGGGAGGATGCTAACCCCGCTGGCATTTGGAACTCTAGCAACAACCATTTGAGAAAACGCAATCTTCTAACAGCTTTTGAAGTTATATTCTCAACTAATTTAGATTTGTTATTAGTCAACAACAACTACATACCCGACGAAGTTActtggactcttcactttcggtgCCACACCCGTGTCGACACGAAGTGGGTGTGGATGTGGGATTCGTACCCAATCTGGTCAACcaattttgggtactttgaccaaaatcgacGGGGAAAGTCCCGACAAATTTACGAAAttctgtaatcaaaacaaaagctaaggtgaaattgaagaaaatggaataccttgtatatagaaatttctatgttattgtttttccttttatctcctttcaggatttttttcttgaacaatattttctcctcaagttttcaacataatatctcataatttatgttttattactctatttttagacatttaaattatttttcgccAAAATCCTGCACCCGTATTCATTCCTAGATCCATATCCCTGAATCTTTAAATTGACACTGTGAAGGATCCAACCTCTAGATCGGTACCCGTATCGGACACCCGCACCcaagtccgagcaacttagatacCCGGTATAGTTCCCACATAGTGGGTTCTGGGGAGGGCAGAGCTCAACCCTACCTCAGAAGTAGAAAGTTTGTTTCGacagaccctcggctcaagataaacAGTCCAGAGCAGTCCAGAAAGAGAATAAACAAATGTGAAAGCATCACAAAACGTACTCAATAGTaactacaacaataataatttaagtaTGTTTTCCTGAACTTAATCTGAATTATGTACATCTGATATTTTGATCGTGAAAGACAGGTTGATCTAAAGTTCAAAAAGACCATGTAAAAGAATTTCACTCAGGGTTTTTCAAATGTATAATACTTACAGTGAATTactaaaatgaaaaaacaaagtaagaacaaagaaaataaatgctTTATGCGGGGTGGGTTTGTGTGTGTTTATGCAGGGCTTATGGATGAACGTCGAAAAGGATCAGCTGCTTTGTATGCTTGGGCCCAATGGAGCTGGCAAAACTACTACTGTAAGTTGTTTGACTGGGATTAACCCTGTTACACAAGGAGATGGTAATAGCTGTGATCgcaatttttctcatatttttcattcattaaagTTGCTCATGTGTAACACGAAGCATTTTTCAACAGCATCTGTATATGATCAGTCCATACGAAGCTCTATGGGCATGACAAACATTCGAAGGATGATGGGAGTTTGCCCCCAGGTAacactctttttcttcttctttgtaattTTCGGTTTTCAAGTCTTCGATGGAACTAGCTGATAGCATAGTGCCTTTTATGTTGTTGAAATTGATTCattttttgttttatagtttgATATTCTATGGGATGCTTTATCTGGACAAGAGAACCTTCAGATTTTTGCCAACAATAAAGGTCTACCGCCTGCTTCAGTAGACACGGTATTGCAACTACGCCTAAACTATATCGATCCTTCTATACCTTTATAAAGATTCTACAAAATGAGCTATTTTGAATCTCACCAAATGAATTCTTCAATCAAAAACAGGTGGTAGCACAACTATTATCTCAGTCAAAAATCACAAAGGTGTCTGCCAAGATGAGATCTTGTAGTTACAGTGGAGGAATGAAACGACGACTTAGTGTTGCTATAGCCCTTATCGGAGATCCAAAGTTGGTTATTTTGGATGAACCGGTAGGTACTGGTAGTTAAAATTCTTCCCATATGATCTTTTATCAGCTTTTATgcttaaaaaaattgttatgtttCAACATTTTCGTTCCCTGTTAACAACCTTCATAGACTACTGGTATGGATCCAATAACTAGAAGGCATGTTTGGGACATAATTGAGAAAGCAAAAAAAGGGCGTGCCATTATTTTGACAACCCATTCAATGGAAGAAGCTGACGTCTTAAGCGACCGCATTGCTATCATGGCAAAGGGAAGGCTTCGTTGCATTGGAACTTCCATAAGATTAAAATCAAAATTCGGAACTGGTTTCATTGCTAATGTGGGCTTATCTACTGAAAAAGCATCTCAACCTGAAGCTGTGAAACAGTTCTTTAAAAGCGTATGTCAAAAGCTACTTCctctacttttattttctttcgaTTTTCTCTCTTTTAAGTACTGTTTGATTCTGACATATAAACTCTGTTGACAGCGCTTGGATGTGGTGCCTACAGATGAAAATAAGTCCATCCTAACCTATGTTATTCCTCATGACAGGGAGAAGCTTTTGACGGTAATGTCTTGAATAACTCAAGGATTTTACTTATATACACTAACAATGTAAAGAAACTAAACACATATCTTTAAGCGCAACAATATACTACACAATTCTGTGGAATTAAAAAGCACAGAAGATTAGGATTTTCAGCTTCTCATATTCCATTGGCTTTTACAACTATCAGGAATTCTTTGCTGAGCTTCAAGCTAGAGAAAGTGAGTTCGGTATAAGAGACGTCCAGTTAGGTCTTACAACTCTTGAAGAAGTTTTCATGAACATAGCTAAACAGGCAGATGTGGAAACTGCAATAGCTGAAGGAAGATTTTCAACTCTTACGTTGAAATCAGGGGAGTCTATTGAAGTAAGTCGATCGTCAGAATCTTTGTTAATATAATAAGTACTAGTACAATATAAATTTCGATTGAGATTCTCTTTAATCTACATCCATGGTGGAATAAATGACATTTCTTGTTAATACGTATTCAATAGGTACCAGCGGGAGCGCGATTTGTGGGAATTCCAGGAACAAAATCTCCACAGAATCCCGGAGGTGTTATGGTGGAAGTATATTGGGAGCCAGATGAAAATGGTGGTATTTGCATTTCTGGCCTCTCAGAAGAAATGCCAATACCACCTCAAATTCAACTAAGGGATCCTCCAAATACCACATCAGCTAAACCCCAAGGAATTGTAATTGACCCTTCACTACTCAAAGTGCTGTAGTCATGCatgacaaaaaaaattactaGGAAATAGTAGCACTGAGGTACGTAAACTCAGATAAAGTAAGAGATCGTAAGTGTCCAACTTGAATAGTATTATACTACTAGCCAGAGTTTACCATAAGCGACTGGCGCTTCAAAAGGTGAAATTCTAGGTCTTAGTTAATTTTGACGGAATAttttcaataggagcttttaGTCTTTTGATTGGATTCAGAAGTTTtgcatattgatattatttttgtataggACCATATGCAACTAAAGTAAATGTTACGATTTTTTTGTCATAAAGTGTTTCTCATTTCTGTCCAAGGAATCAGTATACTGCAGCATCTCTGTTGATGTTCAACTTTATAGTAAGTCGCATTCCCATATATAGATTTTATCTCTCTCTAGAATATAGCACTTTGTAAATTCATTAAAAGTTAAAATTGCTTTCTGTGGCTCAGTGGTGGTGAGAACTGAAGTTTATGGATATGCTTAATTTACCACTGAGAACTGAAGTTTATGGATATGCTTCATTTGGTAAATTAGTCTAATTGATCGCTTTATTGGATCATGAGCTTATGTTATCATGTCCAGAGAAAGGAATTATGGTAGGATAAAGTGTGAGAATCAAAATTACCAGGTGTTATATGGAAGCTAACCAAGCAAACCCTGggcaaatataaatttttttaaagagagAAATATACCAAAAGAGACGTATTTGAACAGTGTTTGGTCAATTGACCAAGCAATTCACTAACATAAACCAACAATCATTCTTGTCTACAAACCGAACAACTTTAATTCACATATATTTTACAAGCAAGAGAATAAGGGATTCGACATGACTATAAGATTAGCAGTAAAGAAGTGATCACTCTCCCTCAGTTGCCACCTTGATGAAGACGTCCTCCAGCGTTGTGTCAGCCAAGCCCCAAGATTGAACTGGAAATCTCGCCTTCGCTTGTCTAACCGTTAGGAACACATCTGAAAGTTTCACTTCACCTTTTGGAAGCTCAAATTTCTGAGTTCCATACAAATGATAGGTCTTCTGTGCGTTTGGAGATAGACGTTTCACTAAGTTTTCCACTTCACTCCCATTTTCTGGTGATGTAGTCATAGTGAACATGTAGGATCCCCCATACCTAGCTTTTAACTGTCGTTCACAGTTAACATAATTCAAATACTATATGATCAGAAATATGTTCCAGCATACACACTAAAGTTTTACCAGTAAACAAAACATCCAATAACAGAGTTTCTGCTAATTATACAGTTTGGTATTTGCAAGATCAGATACCATAATTTCAGATTAAGGCatgattggaaaaaaaaattgttcgtAAAGCATAATTAACATTGTTCCATTTTCAAGATACAAAATGCataacaagaaaaaatatgaaCTTCCAACATGAGCAACCTATTAACTATGCATAAAACACGCGTATCTATACGCTGATGTGCACTATAGTGACACGTTACAgctatgaatttcataaactcacTGAGAGTCCACTTATCTCGTATGTGTAATTTAATATTTCATTTCAGAATTGTTtccagactccttgtcttacacAAGTTCATTGATTCTTAACTTGTATCAGAGCCTTTCTTTTTCCTTAACAAGAATTATGGAGTCCCGTAGAAGTTTCCAGTATTCTGATAGAAAAAAACTACAGAACCAAGAGGTACAAGCATAAAGTTTGAGCCAATAATTGTTCTAGAAGGATCACACAAGATAAGAACTTTTAATGAGATGATTTAGTAATCATATACTGGTTTAGATAATGGATTAATGGTTCATCAATACACATGAATATAAGAATCTTTTGAATATATGATGAATAGAGAGAAACTGAAGTAAGAAGGAACAATAAGAGACCAGTCTGTTTTCCGTTATAACTGCTTTTGACTGTTAGTTACACCAGCTACTAACggctagttagttagttagttcaTTCATTAGTTTATATAGCTAGGTGCCTATGTACATTGAAGAAAGATGAATACAACAAATCTACTTTCTCTCTAATGAACATTCTCTGTTTCTTAACTcatacttcttcttcttcatctgtAACTACTGCTATCAAGAAGTATAGCAGTGCTTGGTTAATGACAGAATCCAAGCTCTCATAGCCACTCTCCCAACCCTAAGTGCGGCCACTCCTTCGAGATGTTATCATAGCTAATTTCTTTCGAGATATTATCCTAGCTAATTCAGTAGTAAATCATATCTAGAATATTAACTTTCTCAGCAATTCACAGAAACAGGAGCAAGCCTCAATGTGATAGTCAAGTTCCAAACATTTTAATTGTGAACTAGTTGGTAAGGTAATCAAAGTCACCTCATCTGCGGTTCCCAAGCACTGGAAGTTCCCGTCCACGAAGATACCTATCCTATCACAAAGATATTCTGCCTCATCCATCGAGTGTGCTGAGAGGAAGAGAAAGAACAGCATCAATGTTGTTAACCCGAATGAGAGAAGAAGCGAACATAGAGCTTATATTTGAGAAAGCATGGTAATTGCAGACAAAACTTCAAGATAGCTTCAAAATAACAACCCCAAACGAAATGCTTGTACATAAAAACTAAGGGTAGATCAGATTACTGGTGAGAATGATTGC
The Capsicum annuum cultivar UCD-10X-F1 chromosome 6, UCD10Xv1.1, whole genome shotgun sequence DNA segment above includes these coding regions:
- the LOC107873935 gene encoding ABC transporter A family member 2-like isoform X2, whose product is MELQGGIPLLVQQYKALLKKNYLLAWRNKPATFLQLFSSFFFILLLFGIKKSEEVRNRDSSYAKDLRDPQPLVMPPIPPCEDKFFIKKPCYDFIWSGKRSKTIGDIVKKIMANNPGRPIPPNKVLAFNTVEDVDTWLFDNPVRCPGALHFRLVNGSIHYGIQTNSTKVMKRGISEDPTFKFQIPLQLAAEREIARSVIRNPNFPWEVSFKEFPHPAGKTFNEVGLSAMVFFMAVAIFGFVLQISALITEKELKLRQAMTMMGLFDTAYWLSWITWETILIFFSSTLTVIFGMMFQFDFFLGNNAVIVFLLFFLFQLTMVSFGYWLSAFLNKAASVTNLAFVIFIVGFITMMARYPYSPQFAKRHRIYWSLFPPNLLTIGLQLLMDATESPKDPGINWSNMAKCLPRSPGCVTTMSDVFILHVKTFFFWFILAIYFDNIIPNVSGVRKSKIYFLYPGYWTGNGGSNVKEGGNCSLCSGSLPKLETITPDDADVLTEENTVKKQAMEGGNSNNAVQIRGLVKTYPGKSTGGCCCCCCRKKTPPFHSVKGLWMNVEKDQLLCMLGPNGAGKTTTVSCLTGINPVTQGDASVYDQSIRSSMGMTNIRRMMGVCPQFDILWDALSGQENLQIFANNKGLPPASVDTVVAQLLSQSKITKVSAKMRSCSYSGGMKRRLSVAIALIGDPKLVILDEPTTGMDPITRRHVWDIIEKAKKGRAIILTTHSMEEADVLSDRIAIMAKGRLRCIGTSIRLKSKFGTGFIANVGLSTEKASQPEAVKQFFKSRLDVVPTDENKSILTYVIPHDREKLLTEFFAELQARESEFGIRDVQLGLTTLEEVFMNIAKQADVETAIAEGRFSTLTLKSGESIEVPAGARFVGIPGTKSPQNPGGVMVEVYWEPDENGGICISGLSEEMPIPPQIQLRDPPNTTSAKPQGIVIDPSLLKVL
- the LOC107873935 gene encoding ABC transporter A family member 2-like isoform X1 gives rise to the protein MELQGGIPLLVQQYKALLKKNYLLAWRNKPATFLQLFSSFFFILLLFGIKKSEEVRNRDSSYAKDLRDPQPLVMPPIPPCEDKFFIKKPCYDFIWSGKRSKTIGDIVKKIMANNPGRPIPPNKVLAFNTVEDVDTWLFDNPVRCPGALHFRLVNGSIHYGIQTNSTKVMKRGISEDPTFKFQIPLQLAAEREIARSVIRNPNFPWEVSFKEFPHPAGKTFNEVGLSAMVFFMAVAIFGFVLQISALITEKELKLRQAMTMMGLFDTAYWLSWITWETILIFFSSTLTVIFGMMFQFDFFLGNNAVIVFLLFFLFQLTMVSFGYWLSAFLNKAASVTNLAFVIFIVGFITMFVSQMARYPYSPQFAKRHRIYWSLFPPNLLTIGLQLLMDATESPKDPGINWSNMAKCLPRSPGCVTTMSDVFILHVKTFFFWFILAIYFDNIIPNVSGVRKSKIYFLYPGYWTGNGGSNVKEGGNCSLCSGSLPKLETITPDDADVLTEENTVKKQAMEGGNSNNAVQIRGLVKTYPGKSTGGCCCCCCRKKTPPFHSVKGLWMNVEKDQLLCMLGPNGAGKTTTVSCLTGINPVTQGDASVYDQSIRSSMGMTNIRRMMGVCPQFDILWDALSGQENLQIFANNKGLPPASVDTVVAQLLSQSKITKVSAKMRSCSYSGGMKRRLSVAIALIGDPKLVILDEPTTGMDPITRRHVWDIIEKAKKGRAIILTTHSMEEADVLSDRIAIMAKGRLRCIGTSIRLKSKFGTGFIANVGLSTEKASQPEAVKQFFKSRLDVVPTDENKSILTYVIPHDREKLLTEFFAELQARESEFGIRDVQLGLTTLEEVFMNIAKQADVETAIAEGRFSTLTLKSGESIEVPAGARFVGIPGTKSPQNPGGVMVEVYWEPDENGGICISGLSEEMPIPPQIQLRDPPNTTSAKPQGIVIDPSLLKVL
- the LOC107873935 gene encoding ABC transporter A family member 2-like isoform X3, with translation MELQGGIPLLVQQYKALLKKNYLLAWRNKPATFLQLFSSFFFILLLFGIKKSEEVRNRDSSYAKDLRDPQPLVMPPIPPCEDKFFIKKPCYDFIWSGKRSKTIGDIVKKIMANNPGRPIPPNKVLAFNTVEDVDTWLFDNPVRCPGALHFRLVNGSIHYGIQTNSTKVMKRGISEDPTFKFQIPLQLAAEREIARSVIRNPNFPWEVSFKEFPHPAGKTFNEVGLSAMVFFMAVAIFGFVLQISALITEKELKLRQAMTMMGLFDTAYWLSWITWETILIFFSSTLTVIFGMMFQFDFFLGNNAVIVFLLFFLFQLTMVSFGYWLSAFLNKAASVTNLAFVIFIVGFITMFVSQMARYPYSPQFAKRHRIYWSLFPPNLLTIGLQLLMDATESPKDPGINWSNMAKCLPRSPGCVTTMSDVFILHVKTFFFWFILAIYFDNIIPNVSGVRKSKIYFLYPGYWTGNGGSNVKGSLPKLETITPDDADVLTEENTVKKQAMEGGNSNNAVQIRGLVKTYPGKSTGGCCCCCCRKKTPPFHSVKGLWMNVEKDQLLCMLGPNGAGKTTTVSCLTGINPVTQGDASVYDQSIRSSMGMTNIRRMMGVCPQFDILWDALSGQENLQIFANNKGLPPASVDTVVAQLLSQSKITKVSAKMRSCSYSGGMKRRLSVAIALIGDPKLVILDEPTTGMDPITRRHVWDIIEKAKKGRAIILTTHSMEEADVLSDRIAIMAKGRLRCIGTSIRLKSKFGTGFIANVGLSTEKASQPEAVKQFFKSRLDVVPTDENKSILTYVIPHDREKLLTEFFAELQARESEFGIRDVQLGLTTLEEVFMNIAKQADVETAIAEGRFSTLTLKSGESIEVPAGARFVGIPGTKSPQNPGGVMVEVYWEPDENGGICISGLSEEMPIPPQIQLRDPPNTTSAKPQGIVIDPSLLKVL